The sequence GAGCGCTGCCTCGGCCAGCCCTACGGGATCGCAGTGCCCCTTGCCCAGGTTGGTGTGCCGGTCGGCTCCGGAGTCGAAGGCGTCGCGGGAGTCGTTGGCGTGGATCAGGTCGATCCGACCGGTGATGCCGAGGATCTTGTCCACCAGACCGGTCAGCTCCAGACCACCGGCATGGGCGTGGCAGGTGTCCAGGCAGAAACCGAGGTTGTCGTTGATCCCGCCGACGTGTTCCCAGAGCATGGCGATCCGATCCAGACGCCTGGCCATCGCGTTCTCACCACCGGCGGTGTTCTCGATCAGCATCGGCACCGGCATTTCGATCCGTTCGACCGCCTTGCGCCAGTTGTCGAAACCGACCTGCGGGTCGTCGGCCTCGGTGACATGGCCGCCGTGCACGATCACCCCGGCGGCACCGATCCCGGCTGCTGCCTGCATCGTCTGCTCCAGCAGTTTGCGGCTCGGGATCCGGATCCGGTTGTTGGTCGAGGCGACGTTGATCCGGTACGGCGCATGGACGTACAGTGCGACCCCCGCAGCCTCGGCTGCGGTCTTCAGCGCCTCGGCGCCACCGGCATAGCGCACCTCGGGCTTCTTGTAGGACTGCGGATCCCCGAGGAAGAACTGCGACAACTGGGCATCGCGTGCCTGGGCCTCGGCCACCGGATCGGTCTGGTCGACGTGGGCTCCCATACTGCTCATGGGCCCAACCTAGTTGCCGATCCCGCAGAGCGCCCCTTCGGGCAGTCGGCATCGTGTTGGGGTCAGGATCGCGTTGCGGTCACCGGCGCAGCCGCGCGCCGTACAAGGCCGTGCCGTCGAGGGTTGCACGATGCCGGCCCGTCGAGGTTGCACGACATCGTCCCGTCGAGGCTGCCGTGCCGTCGAGGGTTGCACGAGCCCGGCCCGTCGAGGTTGCACGGCACCATCCCGTCGAGGACCGCCGGCCCCGGCGAGGGCTGCACGCACGACACTGGCGCCGTTCGAACCGAACAAACGTCACACTCGATCGGCCCTCGGTCACCCGCGCTCGGTGTTTGCGCTGGTGAATCGCAGGTCATCTCCGTGGTGCGTGTCGATCGAGTGTGACGTTTGTTTGGTTCGCCTCGGGGTGGCTCGGTCTGGGAGTTCGACCCTGGGTGGCTGGGTCTGGGAGTTCGACCCTGGGTGGCTGGGTCTGGGAGTTCGACCCTGGGTGGTTCAACCTCGGGCGGCTCGAGCCGGGAGTGCGGTTCGGGATGGCCCGACTCGGGCGTCGCAGTGCCGTACCTGGTCCTCTCGGCCCGAACGGCCCCGAACGCCTAATCTGGGGCTGTGACGACGACCGACCAGAGGCTGGGTTCCGCACTCCCGACGGCTGCCGCGACCGAGGCGGCAGCCGAGCTGATCGCGCCGGTGATCGGTCCGACACCGCTGCAGCACAGCCGCCGGCTGAGTGAACTCACCGGCTACGACGTCTGGTTGAAGCGGGAGGATCTGACCACCGTCCGGTCCTACAAGGTCCGCGGCGCCTACACGATGATCGCCGGGCTGTCCGCGACCGAGCGCAGCCGCGGGGTGACCACCGCCAGCGCGGGCAACCACGCCCAGGGGGTGGCCTTCGCCTGCGCCCAGGCCGGGGTACGGGCGACCATCTTCCTGCCTCGGACCACCCCGCGACAGAAGCGCGACCGGGTGGCGTCGCTGGGTGGCGACGCGGTCACGGTGGTGATCGCCGGCCAGACCTACGACGAGGCCGCGGCCGCCGCGGCCGGGTTCGCCGAGAGCTCCGGGGCGACCATCGTGCCCGCCTTCGACCATCCCTCGATCATCACCGGCCAGGGCACCGTGGCGACCGAGCTGCTGCAGCAGGCAGCGGCCCAGGGGATCGAGCCCGCCGCCGTGGTCGTACCGGTCGGCGGTGGTGGTCTGCTGGCCGGTATGAGCACCGTCCTGGCTGCGAAGGCGCCGCAGACCGAGGTGCTGGCAGCCGAGCCCGAAGGGGCGGCGTCGCTGGCGCTGGCGCTGCGCGCCGGTGAACCGCAGCCGCTGGCCGAGGTCGATCCGTTCGTCGACGGCGCCGCGGTACGCACGATCGGTCGCTGGACCCACGCAGCGGTCGAGGCCGCGGCACAGACGCTCACCCTGCGTACCGTGGCGGTCCCCGAGGGTCTGATCTGTGTGGAGATGCTGGATCTGTACCAGGCGGAGGGCATCATCGCCGAACCC comes from Naumannella halotolerans and encodes:
- a CDS encoding deoxyribonuclease IV; the encoded protein is MSSMGAHVDQTDPVAEAQARDAQLSQFFLGDPQSYKKPEVRYAGGAEALKTAAEAAGVALYVHAPYRINVASTNNRIRIPSRKLLEQTMQAAAGIGAAGVIVHGGHVTEADDPQVGFDNWRKAVERIEMPVPMLIENTAGGENAMARRLDRIAMLWEHVGGINDNLGFCLDTCHAHAGGLELTGLVDKILGITGRIDLIHANDSRDAFDSGADRHTNLGKGHCDPVGLAEAALSSGAPIVVETPGGLEGQVADLEWLRSRE
- the ilvA gene encoding threonine ammonia-lyase IlvA, with protein sequence MTTTDQRLGSALPTAAATEAAAELIAPVIGPTPLQHSRRLSELTGYDVWLKREDLTTVRSYKVRGAYTMIAGLSATERSRGVTTASAGNHAQGVAFACAQAGVRATIFLPRTTPRQKRDRVASLGGDAVTVVIAGQTYDEAAAAAAGFAESSGATIVPAFDHPSIITGQGTVATELLQQAAAQGIEPAAVVVPVGGGGLLAGMSTVLAAKAPQTEVLAAEPEGAASLALALRAGEPQPLAEVDPFVDGAAVRTIGRWTHAAVEAAAQTLTLRTVAVPEGLICVEMLDLYQAEGIIAEPAGALAAAGLRWTASLDAAPGSSVVCVVSGGNNDVSRYADIVERALVFEGLKHYFLVEFPQKPGALRGFLDEVLGPDDDITHFEYTKSNNRETGPALVGIELGRAADLSSLQQRMRDSHLRVEKVDPDSPLFGFMRR